CAACGGTAAAGCTGGCGTTTAATAACCTTGGCGCGCATCGGCTGGCTCTGGTGACCGATGCGATGCCAACGGTTGGCGGTAGTATCAGCGGGTTTAACTTGGTTGGTAACTGGGTAGAGCAGCAAGGTAGCAAGCTTATCGGCAGCAACGGTGAGTTAGCAGGATCGGTGCTAACTATGGCGCAGGCGGTAAGAAATTGCGTTGTAAACATTGGGCTTAGTGTTGAAGACGCGTTAACAATGGCAACCTCAACGCCAGCGGCAGCAGTTGGGTTAGCGGGGGGGGTAGGGCAGCTAGTGGAGGGGGGGCGAGCGGATATGGTTTATCTCGATAATAATGTCGAGCTGCAGCAGGTCTGGCGTAGCGGTATAGCTGTAATGGATAACGACAGCCCTCATTAAAGCTTGAGCGCGACCATAGCAGCCTTATTGCCTTTGACTCGATGGTATACGAACACTCGTCATAACAAAGCGTTACGTTTTCTTACTTTTTAGGTGAGCATTGCACGGGTTGAAGCAGTTAGCGCCGGTTCTACGGCATTAATTTTCACTCTCGATGGAGGATTGATTGTTTCTTTATACGAGATCGGCCAAAATATCCGGAACTACACCCTTTGTTTTACTCCGTTTCTGACGCTGTAGTGGCCACACTGCAACGCACTGCCTTAAGAAGATTTGTTATTAATGTCTAACTCTCCAATCCAGCAACAGGTCGATAAACGTCGTACCTTCGCTATTATCTCGCACCCTGATGCGGGTAAAACCACCATTACAGAGAAGGTTCTGTTATTTGGTCAAGCGTTGCAGAAAGCCGGTACTGTGAAAGGTCGCGGGTCGGGCCAGCACGCTAAATCCGATTGGATGGAGATGGAGAAAGAGCGTGGGATCTCGGTAACCACCTCGGTGATGCAGTTTCCATTTAATAACCGCTTGGTTAACCTACTCGACACCCCAGGGCACGAAGATTTCTCGGAAGATACATACCGTACTTTGACTGCGGTTGATTCTTGCTTGATGGTTATCGATGCAGCCAAAGGTGTGGAAGATCGTACCCGTAAGTTGATGGAAGTAACTCGTCTACGAGATACCCCTATCGTTACCTTCATGAACAAGTTGGACCGCGACATTCGTGATCCAATGGAGTTGCTCGACGAAGTTGAAAACGAGCTCAATATGATGTGTGCCCCGATCTCTTGGCCAATTGGTTGTGGTAAAGAGTTCAAGGGGGTGTACCACATCCACCGGGATGAGACCATTTTGTATCAGACCGGTCAGGGTCACACCATTCAAGAGTTGCGTACGGTAAAAGGGTTGGATAACCCTGAATTAGACGACGCGGTTGGTGAAGAGTTAGCGGCGCAGCTGCGTGACGAACTGGAACTGGTACTTGGCGCTTCGAACGAGTTTGACCTAGAGATGTTCCTGCAGGGTGAATTGACTCCGGTATTCTTCGGTACTGCCTTGGGTAACTTTGGTGTCGATCACATGCTTGATGGCCTAACCGAGTGGGCACCAGCACCACAACCTCGCGCTACCGATGCACGAGAAGTGGTTGCCAATGAAGAAAAGTTCACTGGTTTTGTGTTTAAGATCCAAGCCAACATGGATCCAAAGCACCGTGACCGTATCGCCTTTATGCGGATCTGCTCGGGTAAATACAGCAAGGGTATGAAGATGCGTCATGTCCGCAGTGGCAAAGACGTTAGTATTTCTGATGCAGTAACCTTTATGGCCGGTGATCGTAGCCACGCTGAAGAGGCGTTCCCTGGTGATATTATTGGTTTGCACAATCACGGCACTATTCAAATTGGTGACACCTTTACCCAAGGTGAGGTGCTGAAGTTTACTGGTATTCCTAACTTTGCCCCAGAGATGTTCCGGCGCATTCGTTTGCGTGATCCGCTGAAGCAAAAGCAGTTACTTAAAGGGCTGGTGCAACTGTCGGAAGAGGGCGCTGTGCAGGTATTCCGTCCGCTGAACACCAACGACCTTATTGTGGGTGCTGTCGGGGTGCTGCAGTTTGATGTGGTGGTCGCTCGCCTGAAGAGTGAATACAAGGTTGAGGCCATCTACGAACCGATCAGTGTTGCAACGGCACGCTGGGTTGAATGCGAAGATGGTAAGAAGCTGGACGAATTCCAGCGTAAGGTATCTACTAACTTAGCATTGGATGGTGGTGACAACCTCACCTACATTGCCCCAACCATGGTAAACCTCAATCTGGCTATCGAGCGTTACCCAGATGTGACCTTCCGTAAGACCCGCGAGCACTAATCTCGGGCTAAGGGGGCATTTTCGATAAACGGGTAGCTGCGGCTGCCCGTTTTTGTATCTATCACAGGAGTATGTAATGAAGTGGCTGAAACAATGGTGGCAACGGTATTGTCGTTGGGTTGATGACAACGGCCTCAATGGCGGCCAATGTCGCAGTTGTGTGCCGTTGGATGAACGAGCCCAGATTGCTTTAGATAAAAAGTCTCAGGACAAACTGGGTGATTGATAGCCATTGCCACCTCGATCTTTCGCCTTTATGTGATGATGTTGATAGCGTACTGGCACAGGCTGCAGCGGTTGGCGTAACGCAGCTGTTAGTCCCTGCGGTGAGCCGCCTGCATTGGGCCGGTTTGCAACAGTTGTCGGCTCGCTCACAGGTTCGTGTGGCCATTGGTTTGCACCCCTGTTTTAGCCATCAAGCGGATGCTGATATTGCGGCAATGACGCAACGACTTGAGTCAGTACACCCCTTTATTGCGATTGGTGAGTGCGGATTAGATAAAGTCGAAGGGAAACTACCGCTTGAGCAGCAATTATGGTTATGCCAACAACAGCTGTTGTTGGCGGTGAAGCACCACCTGCCGGTGATCTTGCACGTTCGAAATGCGCATAACGAATTATTACAGCTACTGCGAGCTATCCCTTTGCCCGCTGGTGGCGTAGTGCATGGTTTTAGTGGCAGCTTTGAGCTGGCCATGCAATATGTCCGTCATAACTTGTTAATTGGTGTGGGTGGTGTGATCACCTATGAGAGGGCGCAGAAAACCAGAAAGACTGTAAGCTTATTGCCGCTCGATAAAATAATTTTCGAAACCGACAGCCCTGATATGCCGTTGTCAGGCAACCAAGGCAAAGCCAATCATCCTCACCATTTACTCAATAT
The genomic region above belongs to Ferrimonas lipolytica and contains:
- a CDS encoding TatD family hydrolase yields the protein MIDSHCHLDLSPLCDDVDSVLAQAAAVGVTQLLVPAVSRLHWAGLQQLSARSQVRVAIGLHPCFSHQADADIAAMTQRLESVHPFIAIGECGLDKVEGKLPLEQQLWLCQQQLLLAVKHHLPVILHVRNAHNELLQLLRAIPLPAGGVVHGFSGSFELAMQYVRHNLLIGVGGVITYERAQKTRKTVSLLPLDKIIFETDSPDMPLSGNQGKANHPHHLLNIVTAVASIRPESEQRLIHAHQKNCNSLFQLNS
- the prfC gene encoding peptide chain release factor 3 — translated: MSNSPIQQQVDKRRTFAIISHPDAGKTTITEKVLLFGQALQKAGTVKGRGSGQHAKSDWMEMEKERGISVTTSVMQFPFNNRLVNLLDTPGHEDFSEDTYRTLTAVDSCLMVIDAAKGVEDRTRKLMEVTRLRDTPIVTFMNKLDRDIRDPMELLDEVENELNMMCAPISWPIGCGKEFKGVYHIHRDETILYQTGQGHTIQELRTVKGLDNPELDDAVGEELAAQLRDELELVLGASNEFDLEMFLQGELTPVFFGTALGNFGVDHMLDGLTEWAPAPQPRATDAREVVANEEKFTGFVFKIQANMDPKHRDRIAFMRICSGKYSKGMKMRHVRSGKDVSISDAVTFMAGDRSHAEEAFPGDIIGLHNHGTIQIGDTFTQGEVLKFTGIPNFAPEMFRRIRLRDPLKQKQLLKGLVQLSEEGAVQVFRPLNTNDLIVGAVGVLQFDVVVARLKSEYKVEAIYEPISVATARWVECEDGKKLDEFQRKVSTNLALDGGDNLTYIAPTMVNLNLAIERYPDVTFRKTREH
- a CDS encoding DUF5363 family protein translates to MKWLKQWWQRYCRWVDDNGLNGGQCRSCVPLDERAQIALDKKSQDKLGD